TGATCTTCAGGCCCAGTCCGCGTGAAACCCTGTCCTCGGGGCCGAGCTTCGTGTTCTTCGGCGCGCTTGGCGGCATCATGGGCGGGTTGTTTTCCACCGCCGGGCCACCGCTCGTCTATCATCTCTATCGGCAACCGCTGCCGCACAGCACGATCCGTGAAACGTTGGTGGCGGTGTTTTCGATCAATGCCATGTTCCGCCTCGTGCTGGTAACGGCTTCGGGAGAGCTGCCGTCCCATGCGATCGTCTGGGCTGCCGCCGGCCTGCCAAGCGTGTTGATCGCCACCTATGCTGCCCGTCGCTGGCCGCCGCCTCTGTCACCAGCGGCTCTCCGGCGACTGGCTTTTGTCCTACTGCTGATGTCGGGATTATCGCTGGCCCTGCCGGTGATAATGGGATGAAGTGTTGTATCACGCGCCTCGACGGCTGATATAGGCCTCTGGTTGGAGTGCTTTCGGGAGATTGGCATGGAGGGATGTTGTTCAGGAGCGGCGCGAAATGGGCAAGGTTTAGCGCCGACCGAAACGGCAGGTTCCAGCATCCGTGGCCGGCCGGGCCAGACGATTGCAGTCAAGGGCGGCGAGAGCTTTGTCGGCACCGACGATCCGGTGATATCCGGCGATGGCGAAGGGCCGGCGCGAAAGATCCTGCTTCAGGATTTTCATCTTGAGGTCGAGACGGTGACGGTGCACCGTTTTGCCGAATTCGTCGAGGCAACGGGGCATGTGACGGAATCGGAACGGTTCGGCATGTCGGCCGTGTTCGCACCGCTCCTGAAGGATCAGGGCATGGTGACCGGCGGTGTCGTCAACACGCCCTGGTGGACCCGGATCGATGGCGCGAGCTGGAAGAAGCCGGAAGGGCCGGGCAGTTCGATCGACGACCGGCTGGACCATCCGGTAACGCAGGTTTCGTGGAATGATGCGGTCGCCTTTGCCACTTGGGTCGGCGGGCGCCTGCCGAGCGAAGCGGAATGGGAGCATGCGGCGCGTGGCGGCAACCGGCGCCGGCGGTTTGCCTGGGGTGACGAGGAACCAACCGACGAAAAGACTTTTTGCAATATCTGGCAGGGTGAGTTTCCGCGCCACAACACCCTTGCCGACGGTTATTTCGGCACGGCGCCGGCGCGCAGTTTCGAGCCGAGCGAGGCGGGCTTCTACAATCTGGCCGGCAATGTCTGGGAATGGAGCGCTGACGCCTTCAAGGTTCGCTCGCTCTCCAAGGCGGCAAAGCTGCGCAACGACCAGGCGAAAAAATCCGCCGACAAGGTTTTGAAGGGTGGCTCGTTCCTTTGCCACAAGAGCTATTGTTATCGCTACCGGATCGCCGCCCGCATGGGCCTCTCCGCCGATAGCGCGGGCAGCAATACTGGCTTTCGTGTCGCTTATGATCGCCTGCCGTTGTGAGCAAAATCTACCAGGGCAGGATCTGGCCGTTATAATTGTAGAATGTGCCGGTCTGGTGAGGTCCGGAATGGTCGATGACCTCGCGCATGCGGGAAACGCTTTCAGAGACGGTCATTCCACGGCCGCCGGTGGTAGCCACATTGCCAGGATGGATGCCGAGCACGCAGATCTGGCGCGGACCGAGATCGATCGCGAGGCTTTTCATCACCATGTTGAGGCCGGCCTTGGACGAGCGGTAGGCATAGGATTTTCCGGTATTGTTGAGGGAAATCGAGCCCATGCGGCTGGTGACGAAGGCGATCACCTTCTGCTCGCTGCCCGCCACATGCGCGGCAAACGCCTTCGAGATGACGAAGGGGGCAATCAGGTTGACCTCCAGTATCTGTCGCCAGAGTTCTGTATCCGTGCCCTCGAGCGGCGGATGCGGGCCGGGAATGCCGGCATTGTTGATGAGAATGTCGATTGCCGTCCCGTGCAGCCGTGTCGCGAGCGCAAGAACCGCGCTTTCGTCGGTTACGTCGAGTTTTTCGACTTCGATATTCGCAATGTTCGGATGGCCGGAGGAAAAAGCGTCAGGGTCGAGGCAGGTGGCGATCACCCGGTCTCCCTTTTCGGCATATTGAAGCGCGAATTCCTCGCCGAGGCCGCGGTCGCAGCCGGTGATCAGCACGGTTGCCATCGGTTCTCCCTTGTCCCTTAGGCCGGTGATGCCGTGTTAGAGGCTTTTCGCTGCCGGGCATAGCGGATAGTTGTGGGTGCAGGAGCGGTCGGGGAGGCCGTTATCGCAGGCAGGCATGGCAATAGGCATGAACGGGAGGAAAGACGTGTCAGACAGCAGCAAGAAGCCGAACATCATTTTCGTCATAACTGATCAGCAGCGGTTCGACACGATCGCCGCCGGCGGTTTTGCCTATATGAAGACGCCCAATCTCGACCGCATGGTGCGCGAAGGCACCTATTTCCGACAGACCTACGTCACCTCGCCCTCCTGCGCGCCATCACGCGCGAGCCTGTTCACCGGCGTCTATCCGCATACGAACGGTGTCTTTCGCAATGACGAGCCCTGGGCGTTCAGCTGGGTGCAGCTGATGGCGGATGCCGGCTATCGCTGCGTCAATGTCGGCAAGATGCATA
This portion of the Neorhizobium sp. NCHU2750 genome encodes:
- a CDS encoding TSUP family transporter gives rise to the protein MPSGGIALFILLSFVAAYMQTLTGFAFGLLLMGAVALTGLIPLPEAAIIVSLLTLANALMVLVKGWREIARKPFLLSLCGAIPLILVGYVLLDLLASSSLAALRLILGLVIIVSSLQLIFRPSPRETLSSGPSFVFFGALGGIMGGLFSTAGPPLVYHLYRQPLPHSTIRETLVAVFSINAMFRLVLVTASGELPSHAIVWAAAGLPSVLIATYAARRWPPPLSPAALRRLAFVLLLMSGLSLALPVIMG
- a CDS encoding SDR family oxidoreductase; the encoded protein is MATVLITGCDRGLGEEFALQYAEKGDRVIATCLDPDAFSSGHPNIANIEVEKLDVTDESAVLALATRLHGTAIDILINNAGIPGPHPPLEGTDTELWRQILEVNLIAPFVISKAFAAHVAGSEQKVIAFVTSRMGSISLNNTGKSYAYRSSKAGLNMVMKSLAIDLGPRQICVLGIHPGNVATTGGRGMTVSESVSRMREVIDHSGPHQTGTFYNYNGQILPW
- a CDS encoding SUMF1/EgtB/PvdO family nonheme iron enzyme, whose translation is MEGCCSGAARNGQGLAPTETAGSSIRGRPGQTIAVKGGESFVGTDDPVISGDGEGPARKILLQDFHLEVETVTVHRFAEFVEATGHVTESERFGMSAVFAPLLKDQGMVTGGVVNTPWWTRIDGASWKKPEGPGSSIDDRLDHPVTQVSWNDAVAFATWVGGRLPSEAEWEHAARGGNRRRRFAWGDEEPTDEKTFCNIWQGEFPRHNTLADGYFGTAPARSFEPSEAGFYNLAGNVWEWSADAFKVRSLSKAAKLRNDQAKKSADKVLKGGSFLCHKSYCYRYRIAARMGLSADSAGSNTGFRVAYDRLPL